Genomic DNA from Torulaspora delbrueckii CBS 1146 chromosome 8, complete genome:
GGAAGGTTATCTATCGTGATAGATTTAAAGTAGAGTGTAATTGGAGAAAGGGCCACTGCGAGATACAGGAGTTCAAGGGGCATATGGATGGGGTTTTGACGTTACAATTCAGTTCTAGATTACTTTTCACAGGATCATACGACTCAACGGTGGCCATATGGGACCTTTGCAGTGGTAGATTGATCAGACGACTCTCAAGACACGGTGACGGTGTGAAGGCATTGCATTTCGATGAACAGAAACTTGTCACTGGTTCATTGGATAAGACGATCCGAGTGTGGAACTATATCACCGGTGAATGCATATCAACTTACCGTGGGCACACCGACAGTGTATTGAGTGTGGACTCTTACAAGAAGATTATAGTAAGCGGGAGCGCAGACAAGACAGTTAAAGTGTGGCATGTAGAGTCGCGAACGTGCTACTCGCTTAGAGGACATACCGAATGGGTTAATTGTGTTAAATTGCATCCCAAATCTTTCCTATGCTTTAGTTGCAGTGACGATACAACGATACGAATGTGGGATATAAGAACAAACGCATGCCTACGAGTGTTTCGCGGCCACGTAGGACAGGTTCAGAAAGTCATCCCATTGACAATCGTCGATATAGACAACCTAGTAGTTGATGACAGACAAATCAACCGGTCtacacaagaagaggacaCAGAAGAGGACCAGGATgttctcaaagaagatctacCATATCCAACCCATCTACTCTCCTGTTCCCTTGACAACACAATCAAGATGTGGGATATCAGGACAGGGAAGTGCGTCAGGACCCAGTTCGGCCACGTCGAGGGCGTTTGGGACATCGCTGCGGATAATTTTCGTATCGTAAGTGGATCGCATGACGGTAAAGTTAAGCTTTGGGACTTACAAAGCGGAAAGTGTATCCACACGTTTCAGGGCAAGAGCTTACAAGAGCCTCGTGAGTCGGTAAATGACCAATCGCCCCACAAGGTATCACCAATAGCATGTGTAGGCATCGGAGATTCGGAGTTCTTCACTGGCGATGAGATGGGGTACGTTAAGAGATATAACTTTGATATTACATAGATCATCCCAAAGTGATGAGGCTGCAACAAGCAGTTTAAAGGCAGTAAAATAACGAGCAGCAGGGGTACCAAATCTGAGGCCGACTGTCCGCTGAATGCCAAACAGGGAGTTAAATTCAACAAAGGAGCGCCCCATCAGGAGATCTGCCAATCCTCAATCCCTCGCCCTACAACAGGAAAGTAGAGCCTTTTCAGGGTGGGAATAGGCTCTGCCAGCATTCCCGTTGTCCAAGTGCTGCTCATCATCACGATCAGTACCAATGTTGACTAACGACAGGGCTCTATGGAGAATTTTACGCGATGTGGTTGAGAAGTGTCTCGTTCCTGAGTCAGACATCATGATACTTTTTCACCGTGCGGGTATAGCTGACATTTTATATTATAAAAAGTGTGTTGTATTGGTCAACCGATGGTTGATTGTTATTCGGTCAGGTATAAGTAGTTTGGATAGCTGGTAGTGGTAGCCAATGTACATAAAGGTAGGTAGTCATAACGAGGATGGGAATGAAGAACTCCGACGGTCGATGAAGGACGGTGAGATGGCCTCGGCCCCAAACTTGATGGAGAGAAGGGTTAAGGCTAATAACATATCGtcaatcaattcattgaatttCATGCATAAACCACAGAGGGTGTCACAGATGAAGACCAATCTGTTCcctgatgaagaaattttgaagaatacgaATTTGAATAAGAAGTTGTCCACGGAAACCTATGGAGGTGGATATTCGCCTACGAGGCGTCAAGGGTCCAATGGGAACTTGTACAGTGACGAGCAATTGCCTTTCCCACCGGTTTACAAGAAGTCTGGGGAAATACTCAAGAGCTCACTTAAGATGAGGTCCAAATCGCTGCCCACTTCCCCTTACATCAGCAGCGAGAACAAGGATTTCTCGAATGTACAACCTGGAAGATTACAGAGAAGTAAGAGTGTTCATTTTGACCAGAAAACGCCAGTTAAGTATTTCTGTGAGGATGAAAGCCCCATCGATGTGGGAACGAAACCCAATGACGAAACCGAGGATATAAGTTATCAGCATAAACCTGTCAGAAGCCTATACGATGATCCCGAGGAGGGATTCCTATCGATGGGGATCGATCGCTTGACTATGGACAGCGAGCCAAAGACCAAGAgtccaagaaacttgagAAAGAGCAAACGCTTCAATGATCTCTGGAAAGATCAAACCACAAACAAGATCAACACAAACAACGTACTACTCAGACCACATATAGCACACAAGAGCAACAGCAGTTCTAATGTAACAAACGGTCAAGTAAACGGCAAGCAACGTGTTGTGGGTCTCTACAATGTGAACTTCCCGATCCtaagcaacaacaaccCTAAGGccttgaaattgaacatATTCATCAACTTATCAAGGGGCAAGAAGTGCTTTCTACAGGACCTAACGCTCTGCACGCGCAAGGGTTCAGATGAACAAACGCAGCTCAGAAGCGATTCACACGGAACAAGACTCATCATCGGCCGGGTGCTCGTTAAGAACATATTTTTCGACAAACGAGTTGTAATCAAGTATACCTGGAATGCTTGGCAAACCACTCGCGAAGTCGAGTGCGTCTACGTGAGCGACGGCGACGGAATCCTTCCGGGAACGAATATGGacgtcttcaaattcatcataGACGACCTCAGCAGAACAGACTCACGCGCAAAGTTAGAGTTCTGCATACACTATGTTGCCAGAAACGACTTCCAGCGACAGGAGTACTGGGATAACAACGAGGGAGCAAACTACAAGCTCGACTGCATTCTCGACGGTTTTCACAATCCGTTCGCTACAACCTAATTAACTAGCTAGCTAGCCGATACGACCGAATGAAAAGATATTCACGCACATTCCGTTGCCACGCAAGGAGgtttccaattgatcctACTAGGTAATCTAATGGACAAACCGACAAGATGCTCGCGGAGCACATTCCATGTCCCTGTAATGTTTCTCTGATTGATGCGCGCgctttttgttgttgtatCCGATAGAATCGAAACCTGTTTATTATGGTTTCCTCTTCGCGGAAAAGCCGTTGTTATTGATGAATAATACGTAGGAACATAGCATCGCTTGTTAATTTCAATGCAAGTCTCCGAGTAACAAAGGAAGGAAACATCCTGTGCAGTGGCTCCTTCGGAGCGCTAAAATTGCATCTCCCACTTTGTAACTCGCTGAATTGACAGATATATAAAGTGCACGAATGTCGATTTGATATGTCCATTGTTCATTTGCCGATGGATCCAACGAGttaaagatcaatcagCTCATCCATTACACAATGCAAGATATCCAAGTTTTTTTAAGCGTATTTACCTGTCTTTTCGTCTTTTACATCTCGGCTCATAAGAGTGTGATGAATAGGTATAAGTCAGATGTGCCCTGCTTACAATAAGCATGGTGTTAGGAGGTGTTGGGCCCTTAATCTCAACTGTTTTACGTTTATGATTCTATGTGCAAGgtgattttttgaaagtttaatTTATACTGGCTCCAATAATtaataataataatgaTAGTAATAATATAGTATAGTACAGTATAATAATATGATGATAATACATGGTTAGTTGTTCTAAAAAGTCGTTTCAAAGCCTATAAAAGTCAGCTTAATGCCAAAGAAGAGTCCGATCGGGTCGGTGCAATTTAAATGGCTCAAGGGATGCGTTTAGAGCAAAAGGACGTTCTCGAGTATATAAACCGTTGAATCGCTACTGATAAGAGTTCGAGCCATTGGTTCGCTACCATACAAGATGTCGAAGTCTGACCATAAGATACAACTATATACCAACGAGTTTTACTCAGCATGTATCCTGGGTGGGGTGATCGCCTGTGGACCCACCCATTCGGCTGTTACACCTCTGGATCTGGTGAAATGT
This window encodes:
- the TDEL0H02150 gene encoding uncharacterized protein (similar to Saccharomyces cerevisiae YER053C-A; ancestral locus Anc_7.229), producing MQDIQVFLSVFTCLFVFYISAHKSVMNRYKSDVPCLQ
- the MET30 gene encoding ubiquitin-binding SDF ubiquitin ligase complex subunit MET30 (similar to Saccharomyces cerevisiae MET30 (YIL046W); ancestral locus Anc_7.231), with translation MGVEEMSESKKRKTEESVDGVHKVVKSGSAELPMFNLQRFCYRHNPDIQSSPTNTACYKQDLKRFKNINDRITQLPKEEREEMHHILSTFAKSNDRLRKLMLDGLLTASCFPQLSYVASQVQNMIKIDFIGILPQEISLKILCYLDCQSLCSAAKVCRRWKTMADDDRVWYRMCEQHIDRKCPNCGWGLPLLHMKRARFPQKQSGCSEVITGAKIPQCAAKDNTNISGATPWKVIYRDRFKVECNWRKGHCEIQEFKGHMDGVLTLQFSSRLLFTGSYDSTVAIWDLCSGRLIRRLSRHGDGVKALHFDEQKLVTGSLDKTIRVWNYITGECISTYRGHTDSVLSVDSYKKIIVSGSADKTVKVWHVESRTCYSLRGHTEWVNCVKLHPKSFLCFSCSDDTTIRMWDIRTNACLRVFRGHVGQVQKVIPLTIVDIDNLVVDDRQINRSTQEEDTEEDQDVLKEDLPYPTHLLSCSLDNTIKMWDIRTGKCVRTQFGHVEGVWDIAADNFRIVSGSHDGKVKLWDLQSGKCIHTFQGKSLQEPRESVNDQSPHKVSPIACVGIGDSEFFTGDEMGYVKRYNFDIT
- the TDEL0H02140 gene encoding CBM21 domain-containing protein (similar to Saccharomyces cerevisiae GIP2 (YER054C) and PIG2 (YIL045W); ancestral locus Anc_7.230), which translates into the protein MYIKVGSHNEDGNEELRRSMKDGEMASAPNLMERRVKANNISSINSLNFMHKPQRVSQMKTNLFPDEEILKNTNLNKKLSTETYGGGYSPTRRQGSNGNLYSDEQLPFPPVYKKSGEILKSSLKMRSKSLPTSPYISSENKDFSNVQPGRLQRSKSVHFDQKTPVKYFCEDESPIDVGTKPNDETEDISYQHKPVRSLYDDPEEGFLSMGIDRLTMDSEPKTKSPRNLRKSKRFNDLWKDQTTNKINTNNVLLRPHIAHKSNSSSNVTNGQVNGKQRVVGLYNVNFPILSNNNPKALKLNIFINLSRGKKCFLQDLTLCTRKGSDEQTQLRSDSHGTRLIIGRVLVKNIFFDKRVVIKYTWNAWQTTREVECVYVSDGDGILPGTNMDVFKFIIDDLSRTDSRAKLEFCIHYVARNDFQRQEYWDNNEGANYKLDCILDGFHNPFATT